A window of the Microbulbifer aggregans genome harbors these coding sequences:
- a CDS encoding PhzF family phenazine biosynthesis protein: MRLPIYQADAFTSRIFGGNPAALVPFEQWPHNELLQRIATENNLSETAFTVPAEDGFELRWFTPAAEVPLCGHATLATAHLLWTQLGFSRNEIHFSTRSGLLTARREGDRIALDFPAQKLRSLKLESQFTAPFAAEPREVLAEDADGGKLLLVFADAETVAALQPDFRAVAILPYQGIVCTAEGKGCDFVSRFFAPNVGIDEDPVTGSAHTLLTPFWAERLGKTAMQAQQVSPRGGELECELQGERVILRGRAVTYLRGEIFIQE; the protein is encoded by the coding sequence ATGCGACTACCCATCTACCAGGCCGATGCCTTCACCAGCCGGATCTTCGGCGGTAACCCAGCGGCACTGGTGCCGTTCGAGCAGTGGCCTCATAACGAACTACTGCAGCGGATCGCCACGGAAAACAATCTCTCCGAGACCGCCTTTACCGTGCCGGCAGAGGATGGTTTCGAATTGCGCTGGTTCACCCCCGCGGCGGAAGTGCCACTATGCGGCCACGCGACTCTCGCCACAGCGCACCTGCTGTGGACCCAGTTAGGATTTTCCCGAAATGAAATCCACTTCTCTACCCGCAGCGGACTCCTGACTGCCAGGCGCGAAGGTGACCGCATCGCGCTGGATTTCCCTGCACAAAAACTGCGCTCACTGAAGCTGGAATCGCAATTTACCGCGCCTTTCGCCGCAGAACCGCGCGAAGTGCTGGCCGAGGACGCCGACGGCGGCAAACTGCTGCTCGTCTTTGCCGACGCAGAGACGGTAGCCGCCCTGCAACCGGACTTTCGTGCAGTGGCGATCCTTCCCTATCAGGGGATTGTCTGCACCGCGGAGGGAAAGGGCTGCGACTTCGTCAGCCGTTTTTTTGCGCCCAATGTGGGAATCGACGAGGATCCCGTCACCGGCTCCGCCCACACCCTGCTCACGCCTTTCTGGGCAGAGCGACTGGGAAAAACTGCCATGCAGGCGCAGCAGGTCTCGCCCCGTGGCGGCGAGCTGGAATGCGAACTGCAAGGCGAGCGGGTCATCCTGCGGGGCCGGGCAGTGACCTATCTGCGCGGGGAAATTTTCATCCAGGAATGA
- a CDS encoding GspE/PulE family protein, which produces MAVSKLADRLLDLAGLLEDLVAQGYVSRPDANRVIGTPRTAEQAQMHPLTYIASCELENLKSPGRVLDGETLTQWLAEIASHRLYHIDPLKVNVAAITEVMSFQFAKRHQILCVEASKDSLLVATAQPFTHGWEEQLEHTSGRSVQRVVADPADIQRYCVEFYSLAKSISGASGLKGSSSSGNFEQLLELGSLKDPEANDQHIVNIVDWLLQHAFDQRASDIHIEPRREVGRIRFRIDGVLHPIHDLPDQVNAAVTSRLKILGRMNVAEKRKPQDGRIKTKRPDGREVELRLSTLPTAFGEKLVMRIFDPEVLARSYSDLGLGGDDLARWQTMLGRPNGIVLVTGPTGSGKTTTLYTGLKQLATSEVNVSTIEDPIEMVEESFNQTQVHHAIGLDFAAGIRTLMRQDPDIIMVGEIRDLETAQMAVQAALTGHLVISTLHTNDAPTAVTRLLDLGLPHYLLKSSVLGVMAQRLVRTLCPACKQPDSVSDDDWQALTKPWKAPKPEVVYRPEGCLECRNTGYRGRQGIYEILPFTESIQGLVTPDCDLQVLRRQAMREGMNSLRLSGARKVAAGITTVAEVLRVAPPPDIAF; this is translated from the coding sequence ATGGCGGTGAGCAAATTGGCGGACAGGTTGCTGGATCTGGCGGGATTGCTGGAGGACCTGGTGGCCCAGGGCTATGTCAGCCGCCCGGACGCCAACCGGGTGATCGGTACGCCGCGCACTGCCGAGCAGGCCCAGATGCACCCGCTTACCTATATCGCCAGCTGTGAGCTGGAGAACCTCAAGTCCCCCGGGCGGGTGCTGGACGGTGAGACCCTGACTCAGTGGTTGGCCGAGATTGCCTCGCACCGGCTGTACCATATCGATCCGCTGAAAGTGAATGTGGCGGCCATCACCGAGGTGATGAGCTTCCAGTTTGCCAAGCGCCACCAGATTCTCTGTGTAGAGGCGAGTAAGGACTCACTGCTGGTGGCCACAGCGCAGCCGTTTACCCATGGTTGGGAAGAGCAGCTGGAGCACACCAGTGGCCGCTCGGTGCAGCGGGTGGTGGCGGATCCGGCGGACATCCAGCGCTATTGCGTCGAATTCTATTCACTGGCCAAATCCATCTCCGGTGCCAGCGGCCTCAAGGGCAGTTCCTCCAGCGGCAACTTCGAGCAGCTGCTAGAGCTGGGCAGCCTCAAGGATCCGGAGGCCAACGACCAGCATATCGTCAATATCGTCGACTGGCTGTTGCAACACGCCTTTGATCAGCGTGCCAGTGATATCCACATCGAGCCGCGGCGTGAAGTGGGCCGGATCCGCTTTCGCATCGACGGGGTACTGCACCCAATCCACGACCTGCCGGACCAGGTCAATGCCGCGGTCACCAGCCGTCTGAAGATTCTCGGGCGCATGAATGTTGCCGAGAAGCGCAAGCCGCAGGACGGCCGCATCAAGACCAAGCGCCCGGACGGCCGCGAGGTGGAACTACGCCTCTCCACCCTGCCTACCGCATTTGGCGAAAAGCTGGTGATGCGGATCTTCGATCCGGAAGTGTTGGCGCGTTCCTACAGCGATCTGGGCCTCGGTGGCGATGACCTGGCCCGCTGGCAGACCATGCTGGGGCGCCCCAATGGCATCGTGCTGGTGACCGGTCCCACCGGCTCCGGTAAGACCACCACGCTATATACCGGCCTCAAGCAGCTGGCTACCAGCGAGGTAAATGTCTCCACCATCGAGGATCCGATCGAGATGGTGGAGGAGAGCTTCAACCAGACCCAGGTGCACCACGCCATCGGGCTGGATTTTGCCGCCGGTATCCGCACCCTGATGCGACAGGATCCGGACATCATCATGGTGGGGGAGATCCGCGACCTGGAAACGGCACAGATGGCCGTGCAGGCGGCGCTCACGGGCCACCTGGTGATTTCCACACTGCACACCAACGATGCGCCCACCGCTGTGACCCGCCTGCTGGATCTCGGGTTGCCCCATTACCTGCTGAAATCCTCCGTGCTCGGTGTGATGGCCCAGCGCCTGGTGCGCACCCTGTGCCCGGCCTGCAAGCAGCCCGACAGCGTCAGCGATGACGACTGGCAGGCCCTCACCAAACCCTGGAAAGCGCCCAAGCCCGAGGTGGTGTACCGCCCGGAGGGCTGCCTTGAATGCCGCAATACCGGTTACCGCGGCCGTCAGGGGATTTACGAGATACTGCCATTCACCGAGTCGATCCAGGGCCTGGTGACACCAGACTGTGACCTGCAGGTGCTGCGCCGTCAGGCGATGCGCGAGGGAATGAACAGTCTGCGCCTTTCCGGTGCCAGGAAGGTTGCCGCCGGCATCACTACCGTGGCGGAGGTTCTGCGGGTGGCACCACCACCGGATATTGCCTTCTGA
- a CDS encoding DUF6314 family protein, protein MVDQKKVIEALWSRLAKVTEFSFTASNSAGSATDWHGHGRGKVAVSRCGDLLLFEEEAQFTRSDGRTLPMRNRYRWGRLEDRVRLEHQRREDPVLLFELAPVTVHGLRQVTPHLCGADTYTADLLFHGSEIELIWAISGPRKAERLHYHYW, encoded by the coding sequence GTGGTTGATCAAAAGAAAGTCATCGAGGCGCTATGGTCACGTCTCGCGAAAGTCACAGAATTCAGTTTTACCGCCAGCAATAGTGCCGGCTCCGCTACGGACTGGCACGGCCATGGGCGCGGTAAGGTTGCAGTGTCCCGCTGTGGCGATCTGCTGCTGTTTGAAGAAGAAGCGCAGTTTACCCGCAGTGACGGCCGCACCCTGCCCATGCGTAACCGCTACCGCTGGGGGCGCCTGGAGGACCGTGTGCGGCTGGAACACCAGCGGCGGGAGGATCCGGTGTTGCTGTTTGAGCTGGCCCCGGTCACTGTCCATGGCCTGCGCCAGGTGACTCCTCACCTCTGCGGGGCTGATACCTATACCGCCGACCTGCTGTTTCACGGCAGCGAGATTGAGCTGATCTGGGCCATTAGCGGCCCGCGCAAAGCGGAAAGACTCCACTACCACTACTGGTGA
- a CDS encoding carboxylate/amino acid/amine transporter produces MSLLIFVTVLWAFSFSLIGVYLAGQVDSYFAVLTRILLAGLAFLPAFRWRGCDRRTALGLMAIGAVQLGLMYLFYYQSFLLLSVPEVLLFTIFTPVYIAVFYDLLERRFSPWNLLIAAVAVAGAAIIRWDQPAGSFWGGFLVVQGANICFAAGQVAYKQFMQRRPALQAHTAFAWFYLGAGIVAVAAWGLLGQPAYPGTPTQWAVLLWLGLVASGLGYYLWNQGATRVSAGTLAAMNNALIPAGLLVNLLIWNRDADLPRLALGGVVIVTSVLISEWRVRKGTQAAK; encoded by the coding sequence ATGTCGCTACTGATTTTCGTCACTGTGCTCTGGGCCTTTTCATTCAGCCTAATCGGCGTTTATCTGGCCGGCCAGGTGGACAGCTATTTTGCCGTACTTACCCGCATCCTGTTGGCCGGACTGGCGTTCCTGCCCGCCTTTCGCTGGCGTGGCTGCGACCGACGCACGGCTCTGGGGCTGATGGCCATTGGTGCGGTGCAACTGGGTCTGATGTACCTGTTCTACTACCAATCGTTCCTGCTGCTCAGTGTACCGGAAGTACTGCTGTTCACGATTTTCACCCCGGTTTACATCGCGGTCTTCTATGACTTGCTGGAACGGCGCTTCTCTCCCTGGAACCTGCTGATTGCGGCCGTCGCTGTTGCGGGTGCCGCCATCATCCGCTGGGACCAGCCTGCCGGTAGCTTCTGGGGCGGGTTCCTCGTCGTGCAGGGGGCCAATATCTGCTTCGCTGCGGGGCAGGTAGCTTACAAACAGTTTATGCAGCGCCGGCCAGCCCTGCAGGCCCACACCGCCTTTGCCTGGTTCTATCTCGGTGCAGGTATCGTTGCTGTGGCAGCCTGGGGCCTGCTCGGGCAACCAGCCTATCCGGGCACCCCGACACAATGGGCGGTGCTACTTTGGCTGGGACTGGTTGCCTCCGGACTCGGCTACTACCTGTGGAACCAGGGTGCAACCCGGGTCTCGGCGGGTACCCTGGCCGCCATGAACAACGCACTGATTCCCGCAGGGCTGCTGGTAAATCTGTTAATCTGGAATCGGGACGCGGACCTTCCCCGACTCGCGCTGGGTGGCGTCGTCATCGTCACCTCGGTGCTAATCAGCGAATGGAGAGTCCGGAAAGGCACACAAGCGGCCAAATAA
- the glnE gene encoding bifunctional [glutamate--ammonia ligase]-adenylyl-L-tyrosine phosphorylase/[glutamate--ammonia-ligase] adenylyltransferase: protein MFDAAHCPAELQPLLEERWLRWCEAAGEELFGKVSAALGAADAQLAVARSFVGSDFFVQQCCRYPDLLPQLLQEDDLGLDADWMRTIDEEAELDRALRRLRNRVTAEVIWRDFAGQWGIPRVCLRLSELAETCAQAALDWHHRDLVARYGEPRDRAGNAQSMVVLGMGKLGARELNLSSDIDLIFAYPEPGECDGERGLENQKFFERLGQRLIKSLDAMTADGFVFRVDMRLRPYGDSGPLVSHFAAMEDYYQTQGREWERYAMVKARPVAGDTELGAELMEMLRPFTYRRYIDFSAIDALREMKGLIQRQVRARGLDDNIKLGRGGIREVEFIAQAFQLIRGGREPALRERNLLKLLPLLEEDGHLESGVAEVLAEAYVLLRRVEHALQAERDQQTQTLPAEALRREALAFALGRDNWEVLLGDLAEARQLIQREFDIVIAPPEEIAEPSAAEEWEGLWASCSNEDSREVNLLSLQRAGFEPAEEALQPIAELHDSTMVRALPNAARERLDQFMPLLLAAAAQEDQPLLAVQRVLPLVRAVLRRSAYLVLINENPPVLSQLLRLCSASPFIADQLARHPILLDELLDSRRLLAPSSAEDIADELRREMLRVDPDDLEAQMEALRHFKQGQALRIAAQEVTGALPLMKVSDSLTWLAEAILQQSLLLAWQQVVEKYGEPAGASADDMRFAIIAYGKLGGLELGHGSDLDIVFVHDADPQGVTGGERAIDNLSFYTRLAQRLIHILQTRTLSGPLYEVDTRLRPSGNSGLLVTSLTSFDKYQRESAWTWEHQALVRARPVAGSGRLSADFEQLRLDLLCSQRDEQKLQEEVVAMRDKMRAHLDKSNKDSFDLKQGSGGIVDIEFMVQYAALAWAHKAPSIVRYTDNIRILESLDEAGLMSAHQAGHLIDAYKAYRSEGHRLALQQLPGVVDGDQYKAERKTVSTNWQQLFG from the coding sequence ATGTTCGACGCCGCTCACTGTCCCGCGGAATTGCAGCCACTGCTGGAGGAGCGCTGGCTGCGCTGGTGTGAGGCAGCCGGTGAAGAGCTGTTCGGCAAGGTTTCCGCGGCCCTTGGCGCTGCGGACGCGCAACTTGCCGTCGCCCGCAGCTTTGTTGGCTCGGACTTCTTCGTGCAGCAGTGCTGCCGCTATCCGGATCTGTTGCCGCAGTTGCTGCAGGAAGATGACCTGGGGCTCGACGCGGACTGGATGCGTACCATCGACGAGGAAGCGGAACTCGATCGCGCCCTGCGGCGGTTGCGGAACCGCGTCACCGCCGAGGTGATCTGGCGCGACTTTGCCGGGCAGTGGGGTATCCCCCGCGTGTGCCTGCGACTGTCGGAGCTGGCGGAGACCTGTGCCCAGGCCGCCCTCGACTGGCATCACCGCGACCTCGTGGCCCGCTATGGCGAGCCGCGGGACCGCGCTGGCAATGCCCAGTCCATGGTGGTGCTGGGCATGGGCAAGCTGGGAGCGCGGGAACTCAACCTCTCCTCGGATATCGACCTGATTTTTGCCTACCCCGAACCCGGCGAGTGCGATGGCGAGCGCGGGCTCGAGAACCAGAAGTTCTTCGAGCGCCTGGGCCAGCGGCTGATTAAATCTCTCGACGCCATGACTGCCGACGGCTTCGTCTTCCGCGTCGACATGCGCCTGCGCCCCTATGGTGACAGCGGCCCGCTGGTGAGCCACTTCGCCGCTATGGAGGACTATTACCAGACCCAGGGCCGGGAGTGGGAGCGCTATGCCATGGTCAAGGCGCGGCCGGTAGCGGGTGATACCGAGCTCGGCGCGGAACTGATGGAGATGTTGCGACCCTTTACCTATCGCCGCTATATCGACTTCAGTGCCATCGATGCCCTGCGGGAGATGAAGGGGCTGATCCAGCGGCAGGTCCGCGCACGGGGCCTGGATGACAATATCAAGCTGGGGCGCGGCGGCATCCGTGAAGTGGAATTCATTGCCCAGGCATTCCAATTGATTCGCGGCGGGCGTGAACCGGCATTGCGGGAGCGCAACCTGCTCAAGTTGCTGCCCCTATTGGAGGAGGACGGCCATCTGGAGAGCGGCGTTGCCGAAGTGCTGGCGGAAGCATACGTGCTGTTGCGCCGGGTAGAGCACGCCCTGCAGGCAGAGCGAGACCAGCAGACCCAGACCCTGCCCGCCGAAGCGCTTCGCCGCGAGGCTCTGGCGTTTGCCCTTGGGCGCGATAACTGGGAGGTGCTGCTGGGCGACCTGGCCGAGGCGCGCCAACTGATTCAGCGGGAATTCGATATCGTCATCGCACCACCGGAGGAGATCGCCGAGCCCAGCGCGGCCGAAGAATGGGAGGGACTCTGGGCCAGCTGCAGTAACGAGGACAGCCGCGAAGTTAATCTTCTCAGCTTGCAGCGCGCCGGATTCGAACCTGCGGAGGAGGCCCTGCAGCCCATCGCCGAGCTCCATGACTCGACAATGGTGCGGGCCCTGCCCAATGCCGCCCGCGAGCGTCTCGACCAGTTTATGCCGCTGCTGCTGGCGGCGGCCGCACAGGAGGATCAACCCCTGCTGGCGGTGCAGCGGGTATTGCCGCTGGTGCGTGCAGTGCTGCGACGCAGTGCCTACCTGGTGTTGATCAACGAGAACCCCCCGGTCTTGAGCCAGCTGCTGCGACTCTGCAGCGCCAGCCCCTTTATCGCTGACCAGCTGGCCCGCCATCCGATCCTGCTAGACGAGCTGCTGGATAGTCGTCGCCTGCTGGCACCATCGTCGGCGGAAGATATTGCCGATGAATTACGCCGCGAAATGCTGCGGGTGGATCCGGACGACCTGGAGGCGCAGATGGAGGCCCTGCGCCATTTCAAGCAGGGGCAGGCGCTGCGTATTGCGGCCCAGGAAGTCACCGGGGCACTGCCACTGATGAAGGTGAGCGACTCGCTGACCTGGCTTGCGGAGGCCATCCTGCAGCAGTCGCTGCTGCTCGCCTGGCAGCAGGTGGTGGAAAAGTACGGCGAGCCCGCCGGTGCCTCTGCCGACGATATGCGCTTTGCGATCATTGCCTACGGCAAACTTGGCGGGCTCGAGCTGGGCCACGGCTCTGACCTGGATATCGTCTTCGTGCACGACGCCGATCCGCAGGGGGTAACCGGAGGCGAGCGCGCCATCGACAACCTGAGTTTCTACACCCGCCTGGCGCAGCGTCTGATCCACATTCTCCAGACCCGCACCCTCAGCGGCCCGCTCTACGAGGTGGATACGCGCCTGCGGCCGTCGGGTAACTCCGGCCTGCTGGTGACGTCGCTCACTTCGTTCGACAAGTACCAGCGCGAGAGCGCCTGGACCTGGGAACACCAGGCGCTGGTACGGGCGCGTCCGGTGGCTGGCAGCGGGCGCCTGAGTGCTGATTTTGAGCAGCTGCGACTCGACTTGCTTTGTTCGCAGCGGGACGAGCAGAAGTTGCAGGAAGAGGTGGTCGCCATGCGCGATAAAATGCGCGCGCATCTGGATAAGAGCAATAAGGATTCATTCGACCTCAAGCAGGGTTCCGGCGGTATTGTCGATATCGAGTTTATGGTTCAATATGCTGCTCTGGCCTGGGCGCATAAAGCCCCTTCGATCGTGCGTTACACCGATAATATTCGCATTCTCGAAAGCCTCGACGAGGCAGGCCTGATGTCGGCCCACCAAGCTGGACATCTGATCGACGCCTACAAAGCCTACCGATCTG
- a CDS encoding TIGR00153 family protein, which translates to MALTNIANLFGRSPIKPIKEHMATAHEASADLVPFFEALIQGDLAKAEEIQKRISAAENRADDIKRDLRLHLPDSLFMPVSRSDLLELLHAQDKIANTAQDIAGLSIGRKMEIPAKLQNQMATFVESAVATSAQALRAINELDELLESGFAGREVDIAQRMTEELDDLERKSDKLEVEIRASLFEIEKDLPPVDVIFLYRVIEWIGDLADCAHGVGNRLQLLLAR; encoded by the coding sequence ATGGCCCTGACCAACATTGCCAACCTGTTTGGCCGCTCACCGATCAAACCGATCAAAGAGCATATGGCGACCGCCCACGAGGCCTCCGCCGACCTGGTTCCCTTCTTCGAGGCCCTGATTCAGGGCGATCTGGCCAAGGCCGAGGAAATTCAGAAACGTATTTCCGCCGCCGAGAACCGTGCCGACGATATCAAGCGCGACCTGCGCCTGCACCTGCCGGACAGCCTGTTTATGCCGGTGTCCCGCTCCGATCTGCTGGAGCTGCTGCACGCCCAGGACAAGATCGCCAACACTGCCCAGGATATCGCCGGCCTGTCCATCGGCCGCAAGATGGAGATTCCCGCCAAGCTGCAGAACCAGATGGCCACTTTCGTCGAGAGCGCCGTCGCCACCTCGGCCCAGGCCCTGCGTGCCATCAATGAGTTGGACGAGCTTCTCGAATCCGGCTTCGCCGGTCGCGAGGTGGATATCGCCCAGCGCATGACCGAAGAGCTGGACGACCTGGAGCGCAAGTCCGACAAGCTTGAAGTCGAAATTCGCGCCTCCCTGTTCGAGATCGAAAAAGACCTGCCGCCGGTGGACGTGATCTTCCTGTACCGCGTGATCGAGTGGATCGGCGATCTGGCCGACTGCGCCCACGGCGTGGGCAACCGATTACAGTTACTGCTGGCGCGATAA
- a CDS encoding inorganic phosphate transporter, translating into MEIISQYGHIFLIMACVFGFFMAWGVGANDVANAMGTSVGSRALTIKQAILIAMIFEFAGAYLAGGEVTSTIRKGIIDSDIFSDQPELLVYGMLSALLAAGTWLLIASILGWPVSTTHSIVGAIVGFSAVGISVDAVAWGKVGSIVASWVVSPVLAGTISFLLFRSVQRLILNTEDPFANAKRYIPLYMFAVGWMIAMVTLTKGLKHVFKDANIQLNFLQDAGIAAIAGLIVMGIGIVMLKRIKRDPSREKDNRFYNVERVFAILMVFTACAMAFAHGSNDVANAVGPLAAVVNTVQMGAVTAKATMPSWILLLGGAGIVVGLATYGFKVMATIGRKITELTPSRGFAAELGAAATVVLASGTGLPISTTHTLVGAVLGVGLARGIGALNLRMITTIAASWVVTLPAGAGLAILFFFFFKGIFG; encoded by the coding sequence ATGGAAATTATCAGTCAGTACGGGCATATCTTCCTGATCATGGCCTGTGTATTCGGCTTCTTCATGGCCTGGGGTGTGGGTGCCAACGATGTCGCCAACGCCATGGGCACCTCGGTGGGGTCCCGCGCCCTGACCATCAAGCAGGCGATCCTGATCGCCATGATTTTCGAGTTTGCCGGCGCCTACCTGGCCGGTGGCGAGGTGACGTCCACCATCCGCAAGGGCATCATCGACTCGGATATCTTCTCAGACCAACCTGAATTGCTGGTGTACGGCATGCTATCGGCGCTCCTGGCCGCGGGCACCTGGCTGTTGATTGCCAGTATCCTCGGCTGGCCGGTCTCTACCACACACTCCATCGTCGGTGCCATCGTCGGTTTCTCCGCCGTCGGCATCTCCGTCGATGCCGTGGCCTGGGGCAAGGTGGGCAGCATTGTTGCAAGCTGGGTGGTATCACCCGTGCTGGCCGGCACCATATCCTTCCTGCTGTTCCGCAGTGTGCAGCGGCTGATCCTCAATACCGAGGACCCGTTTGCCAACGCCAAGCGCTATATCCCGCTCTACATGTTTGCCGTCGGCTGGATGATCGCCATGGTCACCCTGACCAAAGGCCTCAAGCATGTGTTCAAGGATGCGAATATCCAGCTGAACTTCCTCCAGGATGCTGGTATCGCCGCCATTGCCGGCCTGATCGTCATGGGCATTGGTATCGTGATGCTGAAGCGCATCAAACGCGACCCCAGCCGCGAGAAGGACAACCGCTTCTACAACGTGGAGCGGGTTTTCGCCATCCTGATGGTCTTTACCGCCTGCGCCATGGCGTTCGCTCACGGCTCCAACGACGTGGCCAACGCCGTCGGTCCGCTGGCTGCAGTGGTCAACACGGTGCAGATGGGCGCAGTGACCGCCAAGGCCACCATGCCCTCCTGGATTCTGCTGCTTGGTGGTGCCGGTATTGTGGTCGGCCTGGCCACTTACGGCTTCAAGGTAATGGCCACCATCGGCCGCAAGATCACCGAACTGACGCCGAGCCGTGGTTTCGCTGCCGAGCTGGGCGCGGCGGCCACGGTCGTGCTGGCCTCCGGCACCGGCCTGCCGATCTCCACCACCCACACCCTCGTCGGTGCGGTGCTGGGCGTGGGCCTGGCGCGGGGTATCGGCGCACTGAACCTGCGCATGATTACCACCATCGCGGCGTCCTGGGTGGTCACCCTGCCCGCCGGCGCTGGTCTCGCTATCCTGTTTTTCTTCTTCTTCAAGGGCATCTTCGGCTAG